Proteins co-encoded in one Haloarcula pelagica genomic window:
- a CDS encoding type II toxin-antitoxin system RelE family toxin — protein sequence MAYDISFRSGSETAFETLNSEAVSQIQKKLDRVATAEFRSPTDWDYSPWSGQSNGKYNWGSYRVFVDIVEEENEIVVHEARHRENLYR from the coding sequence ATGGCCTACGACATTTCCTTCCGAAGCGGTTCCGAGACGGCGTTTGAGACGCTGAACAGCGAGGCCGTTTCCCAGATTCAGAAGAAACTCGACCGTGTCGCTACTGCGGAGTTCCGGTCGCCTACGGATTGGGACTACTCACCGTGGAGCGGCCAGTCCAACGGCAAATATAACTGGGGCTCCTACCGTGTCTTTGTCGACATCGTTGAGGAGGAGAACGAGATTGTCGTCCACGAAGCTCGCCATCGCGAGAATCTCTATCGGTAG